Proteins encoded in a region of the Benincasa hispida cultivar B227 chromosome 2, ASM972705v1, whole genome shotgun sequence genome:
- the LOC120071260 gene encoding uncharacterized protein LOC120071260 isoform X1, producing the protein MSIFLFLRFKGSITTSSSLLSWSQGMKLKQCIETSKFFGKADRCVLLKQKIQLSVGTPSRCGSKFKLLRISAFKNSVPNGEPRDGENLSEVPKDTREDGDVSSKVNLKANNVVLSYTSGIVNWIAPRPSINKLFRKWPTMLCTQQASEEVDGILGRMPLSENSATLQEPHDMKRRESLEAFWYYVLSLDPMIKIPLLMFIPLYLTIKIFHGAQVSKELMPLWVFGPFIVAFYIKMFHWLCCLSILSFKQTAYLMKNFPCYYKLACDYFSHGRLKEVIRARVWQPVVNIRSLHYKELSRRKFEIVQEWIMERYPDFLELVWPYYCRTIRFLKRANFV; encoded by the exons ATGtctatatttcttttcttgCGTTTCAAGGGTTCCATTACAACATCCTCGAGCCTTTTATCATGGAGCCAGGGAATGAAGTTGAAGCAATGTATAGAGACGTCAAAATTTTTTGGGAAAGCTGATAGGTGTGTACTGTTAAAGCAAAAGATCCAGTTAAG TGTAGGGACTCCGTCCAGATGTGGATCAAAATTTAAGCTTCTGAGAATATCAGCCTTCAAAAACAGCGTTCCAAACGGTGAACCCAGGGATGGAGAAAATCTGTCTGAAGTACCAAAGGATACAAGAGAAGATGGTGATGTTTCAtcaaaagttaatttgaaagCAAATAATGTTGTACTATCTTATACATCTGGAATAGTCAATTGGATTGCACCGCGCCCTTctattaataaattattcaGGAAATGGCCGACAATGTTATGCACTCAACAAGCAAGTGAAGAAGTGGATGGGATTTTGGGAAGGATGCCGTTGAGTGAGAATTCAGCAACTCTACAAGAGCCTCATGATATGAAAAGACGTGAGAGCTTAGAAGCATTTTGGTACTACGTTCTCAGTCTGGATCCCATGATTAAAATCCCTCTGTTAATGTT TATTCCGTTGTATCTGACAATCAAAATCTTCCATGGAGCCCAAGTTTCAAAAGAACTGATGCCTTTGTGGGTGTTTGGGCCATTCATTGTAGCTTTCTACATCAAGATGTTTCACTGGTTGTGTTGTCTCTCAATCTTGAGCTTCAAGCAAACTGCATATTTGATGAAAAACTTTCCCTGTTATTACAAGCTAGCCTGTGACTATTTTTCCCATGGGAGACTTAAAGAGGTGATACGAGCTCGGGTCTGGCAACCTGTAGTGAATATTAGAAGTCTCCATTATAAAGAGTTGTCGAGAAGAAAGTTCGAAATTGTGCAAGAATGGATTATGGAGAGGTACCCGGACTTTCTAGAATTAGTATGGCCATATTATTGCAGAACGATAAGGTTCCTAAAGAGAGCTAACTTTGTTTAG
- the LOC120071260 gene encoding uncharacterized protein LOC120071260 isoform X3, translating to MGSITTSSSLLSWSQGMKLKQCIETSKFFGKADRCVLLKQKIQLSVGTPSRCGSKFKLLRISAFKNSVPNGEPRDGENLSEVPKDTREDGDVSSKVNLKANNVVLSYTSGIVNWIAPRPSINKLFRKWPTMLCTQQASEEVDGILGRMPLSENSATLQEPHDMKRRESLEAFWYYVLSLDPMIKIPLLMFIPLYLTIKIFHGAQVSKELMPLWVFGPFIVAFYIKMFHWLCCLSILSFKQTAYLMKNFPCYYKLACDYFSHGRLKEVIRARVWQPVVNIRSLHYKELSRRKFEIVQEWIMERYPDFLELVWPYYCRTIRFLKRANFV from the exons ATG GGTTCCATTACAACATCCTCGAGCCTTTTATCATGGAGCCAGGGAATGAAGTTGAAGCAATGTATAGAGACGTCAAAATTTTTTGGGAAAGCTGATAGGTGTGTACTGTTAAAGCAAAAGATCCAGTTAAG TGTAGGGACTCCGTCCAGATGTGGATCAAAATTTAAGCTTCTGAGAATATCAGCCTTCAAAAACAGCGTTCCAAACGGTGAACCCAGGGATGGAGAAAATCTGTCTGAAGTACCAAAGGATACAAGAGAAGATGGTGATGTTTCAtcaaaagttaatttgaaagCAAATAATGTTGTACTATCTTATACATCTGGAATAGTCAATTGGATTGCACCGCGCCCTTctattaataaattattcaGGAAATGGCCGACAATGTTATGCACTCAACAAGCAAGTGAAGAAGTGGATGGGATTTTGGGAAGGATGCCGTTGAGTGAGAATTCAGCAACTCTACAAGAGCCTCATGATATGAAAAGACGTGAGAGCTTAGAAGCATTTTGGTACTACGTTCTCAGTCTGGATCCCATGATTAAAATCCCTCTGTTAATGTT TATTCCGTTGTATCTGACAATCAAAATCTTCCATGGAGCCCAAGTTTCAAAAGAACTGATGCCTTTGTGGGTGTTTGGGCCATTCATTGTAGCTTTCTACATCAAGATGTTTCACTGGTTGTGTTGTCTCTCAATCTTGAGCTTCAAGCAAACTGCATATTTGATGAAAAACTTTCCCTGTTATTACAAGCTAGCCTGTGACTATTTTTCCCATGGGAGACTTAAAGAGGTGATACGAGCTCGGGTCTGGCAACCTGTAGTGAATATTAGAAGTCTCCATTATAAAGAGTTGTCGAGAAGAAAGTTCGAAATTGTGCAAGAATGGATTATGGAGAGGTACCCGGACTTTCTAGAATTAGTATGGCCATATTATTGCAGAACGATAAGGTTCCTAAAGAGAGCTAACTTTGTTTAG
- the LOC120071260 gene encoding uncharacterized protein LOC120071260 isoform X2, with product MDSTALGSITTSSSLLSWSQGMKLKQCIETSKFFGKADRCVLLKQKIQLSVGTPSRCGSKFKLLRISAFKNSVPNGEPRDGENLSEVPKDTREDGDVSSKVNLKANNVVLSYTSGIVNWIAPRPSINKLFRKWPTMLCTQQASEEVDGILGRMPLSENSATLQEPHDMKRRESLEAFWYYVLSLDPMIKIPLLMFIPLYLTIKIFHGAQVSKELMPLWVFGPFIVAFYIKMFHWLCCLSILSFKQTAYLMKNFPCYYKLACDYFSHGRLKEVIRARVWQPVVNIRSLHYKELSRRKFEIVQEWIMERYPDFLELVWPYYCRTIRFLKRANFV from the exons ATGGATTCCACTGCTCTG GGTTCCATTACAACATCCTCGAGCCTTTTATCATGGAGCCAGGGAATGAAGTTGAAGCAATGTATAGAGACGTCAAAATTTTTTGGGAAAGCTGATAGGTGTGTACTGTTAAAGCAAAAGATCCAGTTAAG TGTAGGGACTCCGTCCAGATGTGGATCAAAATTTAAGCTTCTGAGAATATCAGCCTTCAAAAACAGCGTTCCAAACGGTGAACCCAGGGATGGAGAAAATCTGTCTGAAGTACCAAAGGATACAAGAGAAGATGGTGATGTTTCAtcaaaagttaatttgaaagCAAATAATGTTGTACTATCTTATACATCTGGAATAGTCAATTGGATTGCACCGCGCCCTTctattaataaattattcaGGAAATGGCCGACAATGTTATGCACTCAACAAGCAAGTGAAGAAGTGGATGGGATTTTGGGAAGGATGCCGTTGAGTGAGAATTCAGCAACTCTACAAGAGCCTCATGATATGAAAAGACGTGAGAGCTTAGAAGCATTTTGGTACTACGTTCTCAGTCTGGATCCCATGATTAAAATCCCTCTGTTAATGTT TATTCCGTTGTATCTGACAATCAAAATCTTCCATGGAGCCCAAGTTTCAAAAGAACTGATGCCTTTGTGGGTGTTTGGGCCATTCATTGTAGCTTTCTACATCAAGATGTTTCACTGGTTGTGTTGTCTCTCAATCTTGAGCTTCAAGCAAACTGCATATTTGATGAAAAACTTTCCCTGTTATTACAAGCTAGCCTGTGACTATTTTTCCCATGGGAGACTTAAAGAGGTGATACGAGCTCGGGTCTGGCAACCTGTAGTGAATATTAGAAGTCTCCATTATAAAGAGTTGTCGAGAAGAAAGTTCGAAATTGTGCAAGAATGGATTATGGAGAGGTACCCGGACTTTCTAGAATTAGTATGGCCATATTATTGCAGAACGATAAGGTTCCTAAAGAGAGCTAACTTTGTTTAG
- the LOC120071064 gene encoding uncharacterized protein LOC120071064 isoform X1, producing MSVKSASLSCSVPSLSSTSDRRRSFQLSFSRGLYDIDSQQRSFQRLTFAKAESFKLMYGLLRSWRRFPRQNVLSAISEDQSECREQSELEQVNQHPTNEDISLENDSFLLYEGTGGKPGFISFYNHYKEGNRIPLSSVQSNQYKFLWFVGPAVLVASFIFPSLYLRKLLSNIFEDSLLTDFLILFFTEVLFYCGVAVFLFLIDRSRRPTEPDTMKTSYQTLSNQFGQRISSVATLALSLIIPMVTMGLVWPWTGPAASATLAPYLVGIVVQFAFEQYARRKKSPSWPVIPIVFQVYRLHQLNRAAQLVTALSFTIKGAEMTPNNLAINSSLGTLLNVLQCLGIICIWSLSSFLMRFFPSNVATVH from the exons ATGTCTGTTAAATCTGCTTCTCTTTCTTGCTCGGTTCCTTCTCTATCTTCAACCTCTGACCGCCGGAGGAGCTTTCAG CTGAGCTTTTCACGAGGATTATATGACATTGACAGCCAACAACGTAGTTTCCAGAGGTTAACGTTTGCTAAAG CTGAATCCTTCAAGTTAATGTATGGATTGCTGAGGTCTTGGAGAAGATTTCCAAGGCAAAACGTTCTGTCTGCTATTTCAGAAGACCAGTCTGAATGCAGGGAGCAAAGTGAGCTAGAGCAAGTAAATCAGCATCCTACTAATGAAGATATCTCCCTCGAAAATGATTCATTTTTACTCTATGAGGGTACTGGTGGGAAACCAGGTTTTATCTCTTTTTACAACCATTATAAAGAAGGAAATCGGATTCCTTTGTCTAGCGTGCAAAGCAATCAATACAAATTCTTATGGTTTGTTGGTCCGGCTGTCCTCGTAGCTTCTTTCATTTTCCCCTCTCTTTATCTGCGGAAACTACTTTCAAATATCTTTGAGGACTCTCTGTTGACAG ACTTCCTAATATTGTTCTTCACGGAAGTGCTATTCTATTGTGGTGTTGCGGTGTTTCTTTTTCTAATAGACCGTTCAAGGAGGCCTACTGAACCTGATACTATGAAAACCAGTTATCAAACCCTGTCTAATCAATTTGGACAGAGGATCTCTTCTGTAGCTACCTTAGCACTCAGTTTAATAATACCAATGGTCACTATGGGATTAGTGTGGCCATGGACGGGCCCTGCAGCATCTGCAACACTTGCACCTTACCTTGTTGGCATTGTTGTCCAATTTGCATTTGAACAGTATGCACGGCGCAAGAAATCACCTTCATGGCCTGTTATTCCAATTGTCTTTCAA GTTTATAGATTGCATCAACTTAATAGAGCAGCACAACTGGTGACAGCACTTTCATTTACCATAAAAGGAGCTGAAATGACTCCAAATAACTTGGCAATAAACAGCTCTCTGGGTACACTGTTGAATGTTCTTCAATGTCTCGGGATTATCTGTATCTGGTCTCTCTCAAGCTTCCTTATGAGGTTTTTCCCGTCAAATGTTGCAACAGTGCATTAA
- the LOC120071064 gene encoding uncharacterized protein LOC120071064 isoform X2: MYGLLRSWRRFPRQNVLSAISEDQSECREQSELEQVNQHPTNEDISLENDSFLLYEGTGGKPGFISFYNHYKEGNRIPLSSVQSNQYKFLWFVGPAVLVASFIFPSLYLRKLLSNIFEDSLLTDFLILFFTEVLFYCGVAVFLFLIDRSRRPTEPDTMKTSYQTLSNQFGQRISSVATLALSLIIPMVTMGLVWPWTGPAASATLAPYLVGIVVQFAFEQYARRKKSPSWPVIPIVFQVYRLHQLNRAAQLVTALSFTIKGAEMTPNNLAINSSLGTLLNVLQCLGIICIWSLSSFLMRFFPSNVATVH, from the exons ATGTATGGATTGCTGAGGTCTTGGAGAAGATTTCCAAGGCAAAACGTTCTGTCTGCTATTTCAGAAGACCAGTCTGAATGCAGGGAGCAAAGTGAGCTAGAGCAAGTAAATCAGCATCCTACTAATGAAGATATCTCCCTCGAAAATGATTCATTTTTACTCTATGAGGGTACTGGTGGGAAACCAGGTTTTATCTCTTTTTACAACCATTATAAAGAAGGAAATCGGATTCCTTTGTCTAGCGTGCAAAGCAATCAATACAAATTCTTATGGTTTGTTGGTCCGGCTGTCCTCGTAGCTTCTTTCATTTTCCCCTCTCTTTATCTGCGGAAACTACTTTCAAATATCTTTGAGGACTCTCTGTTGACAG ACTTCCTAATATTGTTCTTCACGGAAGTGCTATTCTATTGTGGTGTTGCGGTGTTTCTTTTTCTAATAGACCGTTCAAGGAGGCCTACTGAACCTGATACTATGAAAACCAGTTATCAAACCCTGTCTAATCAATTTGGACAGAGGATCTCTTCTGTAGCTACCTTAGCACTCAGTTTAATAATACCAATGGTCACTATGGGATTAGTGTGGCCATGGACGGGCCCTGCAGCATCTGCAACACTTGCACCTTACCTTGTTGGCATTGTTGTCCAATTTGCATTTGAACAGTATGCACGGCGCAAGAAATCACCTTCATGGCCTGTTATTCCAATTGTCTTTCAA GTTTATAGATTGCATCAACTTAATAGAGCAGCACAACTGGTGACAGCACTTTCATTTACCATAAAAGGAGCTGAAATGACTCCAAATAACTTGGCAATAAACAGCTCTCTGGGTACACTGTTGAATGTTCTTCAATGTCTCGGGATTATCTGTATCTGGTCTCTCTCAAGCTTCCTTATGAGGTTTTTCCCGTCAAATGTTGCAACAGTGCATTAA